The genomic segment ccaaaGCTTGCACCCGAAACCTCTAAGGATGGAATAGTCTCATCAATATAATTATAGTTCATAAATAATGTATCAGAATAATCGAAGTCATTGCATTAATAAATCGCATATATGATATCTCTATgtttcttttataaataaatacttATAGTTACATTCaattataaattttcaaatacacataattttacaaaaatataataatctatTAGTCAACGATAATAATAACTagctaattaattaattaattgatatttaattatttaatatatgatAAAAACCAGTGAACTGCTTTGATGGTTTTGTGACCACTTTTATATTGATAGCTTTACCAATTGACATATCTTAATTGTACCATCACTTTCTTTTAACCTTTttataattgttttaattttaagtttattaattataaataaatatttggtATTTAATACTTATCACGAAAAACAACAGGTGTATTTACCTACCACAAAGTTATATAGAAATTAGAAATTTAAAGTCTGGCGAAAAATATTCTTAATTCGAAATATTAGGAGATAAGAAAAATGCGATCACTACATCAGATGGCTCGgctaaaaaacttaaaaaaaaaaaaagatgatttttatgcatgtattaatatttctattttgTCTCAATCcatctaattaattattgtgCTAGCTATGATAaggttaattaattaattttgttcaATTATATAATCTTTGATGTGATGGTAGTGTGCCAAGAAAATTGGGTACTAGTTAATACTTCCAAatacaataatttttcttttttaatgtaATATATTTCAATCAAAGTTTATGGATAAGCTCTATATCAACCCATTGACTTTTTTGGCCCttctaaataaatataaatttgttttgaaaaataagtgattttcttatttaattttgagATGTTAAACGAGTAAGTAGAAAATATTATCGCCAAGAGATTTTATATCAGAGCAAACACAACGGTGTTGAATGTCAGTTATGAAGTTTGTTTCCTTAGTTCGACAAACAAAAGTCattttacaaatattttaaaGAACTTATTTTCATAGCAAGGACGTAATATTTTGACCAACCAAACATTGGAACCATAGAAGAGTAATTGGACATCAAAGATAAGTAGTAATTCCTAAAGTGAAAAGAATCATAGATATGCCGGTCATTAGAAGAAAAAACTGCTATAACAAGATTCATCACGTATCATCTGTAGATATGCCAATCATTATAAGGAAGAACCGCTATAACAATATTCCTCACGTATCATCTGTAGATATGCCGGTCATTAGAAGGAAGAANNNNNNNNNNNNNNNNNNNNNNNNNNNNNNNNNNNNNNNNNNNNNNNNNNNNNNNNNNNNNNNNNNNNNNNNNNNNNNNNNNNNNNNNNNNNNNNNNNNNTACACATCTTAGTTCGACCAACTTAGAAAACTATTTGCACTTGAAATGGTCACTTGAGTAACTGAATGAActaacaatagaaaaaaaaaaaattacattcaaTGTTTCAGGTTGATGCAGATTCCTGAAAACTTTCAGTCATTTTTATTTCCACTATTTCTATTTTGTTAACGTTCTGAATTCCAGAAATAACCTCTTTGGTGCAACAGCGTGGAGACAAGTAAGAAAACAGTTTGCACATTTGAAAAACCCACGTGTCTCCCTTTGTCAACAGATACGCTTGGGCGATTTGCCAAATCAAATTTGTCTAGTTTGAGATGCCTTAATTGCATTAGTCCCCAAAAACAAAATGTCTGTCCTTGGAACCTCAATCATATGTTGAGGGAACTTATGCCTTCTCGTTAAATTGTTCTATCGAATAAATAGATCACGGAAATCAATTCAAGAACACGAGTTACTCCATACCATCAAACATACCCAATATAAATTGCTACATGAAGGAGGAAAAGTAGAGCACAATAAGAATTAACAAGCTAGAAGACATTACAACATAAATTTATCGAATCAAACTCCCCATATTGAATAGAAACCAATTGAATGCTCTTGTTGCTCGTCCACTCCTTGTCTTCTTTTTTCCAAAAGATGCTCGAAGAATCCATGATACTTAGACGAGATCAAGCCTTCTTACTATAAGAAAGCAATATAAATTAGAAATATAAAATCTCCCATTTACAATCAAATCATGTCAATTAAAGTATAGAAATATCAAGAGGAATTGTTTAAGTATACATTTTTACATTAGTGATATATATGTTAGAGGAATTGTTACAAAGAAATCAATGTTATGAAGTGAAACAAGCTACACCAAATTATGcaataaactagaaaataaaaatgcaaagagAAACCTTGAAATGTGAGTTCATATTAAATTCTTTTTCACAATACTGTAAAATTTACTCCACTATATCAAAAATCAATGTCAACAATACTTGTTCATTTTGAAACCAATGAATAATTTAGCcattttacccttagcattaaatACGATTCATTATCCAATGTGTTTTctaaagcattaaatttattagaTTCAAAGGGTAATATGGTAAAGCTGgccctatcatttactatttcttaacTTATGTGTCAAGTTAATAGTGGACAACTATTGATCGATGGAGGTAGTAACAATTAGACCAAATGTGCTCACATTTAGCAATCTTAAACTAAACTACCAAAGTTgcctaaaaatatatttaaggggGCATTTTGAACTACCCTCAAATATAAGGGATAgttttgttaatttcttttacattttaagtaGAGTTTTAACCAAATTTTGTCAAAGTTATTTTTGTGAAAGAATATGGGGCAAAGCTAAATAACTTTTGTGTACGACCTGACTTGTGGAAATGAGAAAGAAAGTGTGACCTTGATAAATGCTATATACCTACATGGATTGGAGACACAAACGTCCACGGGGTTGTTTCCGAgctcttcttgttcttgttgaattCTTGCAGCAGATTCCCCAAGTTCGGGAAGACACCTTGTTAACTCAATCAGCTGTGGTGTGTGAATTTCTGCAAACTCAACGGGTATCTCTTTCAAATACTGGCAATTTCTAATCATGAGGCGCTCAAGGACAGGAAAATTGTCATCTGTAGCTTTCCAGTACTTGAGAATACTAAGTTCAATTAACAAAAGCTTCAATTGAATAAATCCCTTAACATTTGGATGCATTCTCTGCCATCACAAGCATCAACAATCAGCTTCAGCACCTCAAGGTTAGGCAACTCAGCTATGATGTCCAAGTACGACCAACTTAGAAAAGTACTTTTTAACTTCAGCTTCTTGAGCGTTGTTGGAAAAGCTTTTACACTTGGTGAAAAATGGGGATAGAAATATATAAAACTCAATGTTTCAAGTTGCTGCAGATGGAGAAGATTGTTGAGAAGCCCAGAGTCCCGAATACTGTTAGAGTCAATCCCATATCCACTGAATCCTAATTCTTTGACATTCTGAATCCCCAAAATAACCTCCTCCGTGCAACAACGTGGAGACAAGTAAGAAATAGTTTGTAAGTTTGAAAATTCCACTTTGTCAACAGATCCACTTGGCCAATCTGGCAAATAAAATCTGGGCGGTTTGAGATGCCTTAATTGCACTAGTCCCCAAATTTCCTCAGGAAAAGTTATAACTGCAGATTGCAGAAGCCCTTTAACAATGAATGTCTGCAGATTCCATAACCTGCAAATTTCTGGAGGTATGTTTAAATTCTCATCGCACTGCAATAATAGGTACCTCAACCAAATTAGGCTTAGTATCTGTACAGGGAAATTATAAATCACGTGACTCAACTCCAAGACTTTGAGTAATTGAAAAGAGTTAGCTCTGATTTGAGAATATGATATGAATCCTCAAGATGAAAAGGGAAAATAGAATGGGTTCGTTTCAAAAGATCGCTGTTGTCATGATCTGTCAACTGACAATGTACAGGGGTAAGAAGAGCCCTATAAAGACCATAGGGACAATAATCAATTTTATCACGATTCACGCGTTTAAAGGGCTGCATTTTTTGCATACTGAGATATCGACGTTTTGAATCTGAGTAATCAAGCACAATGTCATTCATGATAAAAATGTTCTCCCTTTGAATTTCTCTCACGCACAGGTCAATATTAGATCATGAACCTTACATGATctaatttttgtttcatcttgaCTTTTCTTGCTGACGAGGACTAGACATCTATCGACAAGCTCTTGCAAACACTTCTCAGCCTCTCCTTCCAAATCAACACTTCTTTTGCAACTTCTTTTACCTCTACTTCAAAATCCGTCATTTCCCCAGAAACATTGTTTTTCTCAAAGTTGTTGACAAATACTTCCAGGGAACTAACTTTTTCACGAAGAGCACAAAATTCTTCTCTCTGAACACAGGATAGATATGGCATCGGCGAATTGGATGTCAAGAGCGATTCTATTGTTCTCATAAGAGACGCCACACTTGCATGAGCCATATCTACTGTATTCACGTTTTTATCCTTTGTGAATATGACCTGAAACCTGCAGGGTTGCAAGATCTCAATGGTATTAATTTAACGAGATACACAGATTTGCTAAAAAGGCACGCATAAACTAAATAACATCAGGTAATGCATTTGCCTTAATCATAGCTATAAAAGGGTAACAGTGAGTTTAATCCGAATCTCAGTAGCTTTAGCTCATTTAACAGTGGTTCAAAACTTACTTTGCTTACTTGGGTATTGTTTTAAAAAGTTGTCACACCCGTGTCAGATCCTTACAAAAATGCAcaacttttgaaggatccaacacaTAATCATCGTTATTTTTGAGGAGTTGGAGCAACATAACTATATACATACAAAGGGAAACTAATCAAATGAGAGAGTAAATAAGGGAAACTAACCTTCAATGGCAGATCATACAACTTCAAAATCACTGCAagaaatatttgagaaaaggatAGAAGAAATGACAATAGTATGAGTATCAATAAACAAATGTGTAAAGAACAAAAGATACAGAGTACCTAACCAAGATAAAATGTGAGTGCAGCTGAAATGATATCTGCAGAATTTATCAGCCCAAACAGTCCCTTAACTTTACATAGTGGGTTCACTTAGGTCCCTGTAATATAATATTGGACATAAATGGTCCTTTATCTCTGAAAAAAAGGTGCACTTCGAAAAAAAATGTAGTGCTTTATACACCTTGTAGGATTTGGGGAGGGTGGAACGTACGCAAATTTTATCACTATCTCGGTGGTAGAGAGgatgtttctgatagacccttggAAGAAGATAAACAGTTCAAAGCAGTCGAGAAATAGATGCCCCTTATTTAAAATATAGAGAAATTACATCTGCTAGGAAGCCAGAGAATAATGCTAAAATATAGTATTGTgatgaaaaaatttaaagtttaaacaGTAAGAACTATGATGAAATCCTTGAACTTCAATCCTTCTAGCTATATTCCTAAATGAACTTTCAGTAATTGCTTTTAAAACTAAAACATACGTTTTGTTAAGTTCAGTGAACCAAGAGGTGTCGACTTAATTAGTGAGTTATTCAGTTAATAACGATGTCCTGCTTTCTTTAttagttgtcatatttttttatctatcgtttttcccttttttataactaatttgattggcataatacataaacattgTCCTTTTAACTTGACACCAAATCATATCTATAACCTCCAATTTTGGGTGCATACAAATCGATCCTgaaacttgtataaagttaaaCAAGTGGACACATGCATCCGATATGGCATAATACATGTCGAACGTTATAAGAATTAGCAACGTAAGACATTATATAAGACATATGTAGAACAAAAATTAGTCACGTAAGACCTCCCCAAATCTCGCTTATCAAATTACATAGAAATATACCTCATTGTTATACTAAAAAAAGTCCTTGGCCAATTTGCTGTACCAATCACAACTTTTGTGTTATATCAGCTGCCTCCCACTAATATTTTGTTGACTAATAAGTcaatatagaaataataagatAATCCGATCCGTTTGAATGACTTCTTTCCTCTTTCGAAAATACTTTAATTTCTGCTTTTCATATGTCATATTTAAACTataagattaaaggatattttgatacatcgatataactttaatttaaaaccatatGATTCAAAAGGAGATAAGCATCTAGTATTCCCGAATTATGGTCAAAGTTGctatgacacactccaactttaaaggatcctattacccctgaacacaattttagtatatttttatcacccttttatGCTGACACGatatctttattatataaaaatgaaacCCACGTGAAAGGTGACAtctcagctaaaaaggttgataaaaatacgctaaaatttagttgaGGGGATAATAGAATTTCCGTAAAGTTGGAATGTGTCGtggcaaatttggtcatagttcaagaGGGTAATAGATGCTTTACTcaatttaaaattcttatttatcttcttaAACTTTGCGTTAAGTcaaatagatcattcttttttaaatgaagagTGTAATTTTTCTCTCCGAGATCATCCGTAACATCCTTAATAAAAAATTACCGGGTGGGCTAAGTTGTTGAGATTGATTTCAGATGACCACTCAACTAACAGTTATTAACTCAGAAAGATAAGTAATTAAGAGAAACTGACCTTTCAATTATTGTTTGGGAATACAGAGGCAACTGATCACTGCAacaaaatctatatctatatgtataatatattaaaagtgtgaaaacccttataaaagtgatttgaactttttgttcttcatggAAAGACTCTTCTTtggacaaaattatcttttcactattttcattaattattatttaattatttttattatattaactagactcctaaaatatatgggactcctaaaatataaagaaGGAGAATGAATTAATATTTTCCGTTGTAccgatcaattagaaaaatactctattcaggaaatacttttataaatattgagatgtaagTTAAACTATCgaagaaatcaatttacttatttggaaaatatgattgatgtcaTCTAACTTAATTTGGTTGCAAGtttagattggtggatgcttaattttctaaccctcaactttttTACTGTTTTTGACAACATAACAAAATTCAaagcgtgtgtatatatatcttctttttttctttcaagtcattctttaggatcaaaattttcgatcacacaagaattattttcatcaaaattgaagctttatgATCACCATTATATCACGGTcagttttgaggatttttttaggtaaaggttaggtttaatagtATTGTTTTTACTTCTCTGTTTTAAGAATTTTTTctgtgtaaaggttaagtttagttgtattattttcatatctctattatcgtattattttattattctttacaGAATGTAGATGAGTGTTAGatgactttgaaaatttttttgtgtaattatattattttgatgtctctatcatcgtattgtcttgctgtagtttacaggtgatagacgaatgtcgatcgactttgataatttttttgttaaaggttaggtttaattaaataaattctccaaaatatgttgaatttaattattgtatttacttatttagacaaatattctatttagtgtaGCGTTTGAACTTAATAAAGTAAGGTACACGCAAAAGGCACGTACACCTAAATTCTtactataaaaaaacaaaaacatgagtatataaaacaaaaaaatacggGAGCAAGTAATCAAGattaaaatcaagagaaaaatggCATACGTCTCTGAGTGACTAAAATGATTTTTGTATAGATAACTAAGGGTTGCCTGCTGATAAACTTAGGTAAGAACTTCAATTATTGTTGCATGTGGGGTAAGGGCATTTATCTATTTAAATGAAACAACACATCGActcttattttaatattaaaaattattaaaatatgattATGCAGGTACATacctttattatattttaaaaataaagaacacTGCTTTTATGGTCATATTCTTTTTCTGAATTGCTATATCAtactttctttattaattatcatgtttttttcactatcttttttccttttttataattaatttgatttattgCATTTGAATGAGGGtccatcaaaaataatttttctacctTCACGGGGCATCGACAAAGGTTTGCATAACCCTTCTCAGATGTCACTTATGCAATTACGTAAAGATATATTAAAAAGGACCTTGCCAATTTGTTATACCAATCACCAATTTTGTAATACATATTAGTCGCCTGCCACTTGTATTTTGTGACCTAATAAgtcaataaagaaataataagataAGGGTAGAGAATCAATACAAATCTCCAACTTTAGGAGCaaaattgttattttaaaaaagcaaaatagatcggtggacccttgtacttgtcTAAGTTTGTAAAGTGAACGTCTCTATTTAGACTTTTGTCATTTGAACccctcaactcaataaaactcaatattttaaaccccTCTGACCGTTGACCAAGCTTATATGGCACAAATCGGCTGAGTTGGACGAAATACGTGAGGGCACGCGCCTGGGTGCGAGTGAggatcattttttttattgatatttttaccGTCTGTCCATTGACTTCATTAAGCTCATGGGAACAACTTCATTAGTTCATTTTCTTTGCCAGCTTTTTCCCCACTAGCTAAAGAGAAACACACATTACATTTCTTTGTGGAAAAGGTAGGCAATTTATGTGTCTTGCTTAAGCTATCAAAGACTAATCAAAATGAGTAAAAACTTAGAAGTGGTGAAAGA from the Capsicum annuum cultivar UCD-10X-F1 chromosome 9, UCD10Xv1.1, whole genome shotgun sequence genome contains:
- the LOC124887206 gene encoding putative late blight resistance protein homolog R1B-16 (The sequence of the model RefSeq protein was modified relative to this genomic sequence to represent the inferred CDS: added 391 bases not found in genome assembly), which encodes MNDIVLDYSDSKRRYLSMQKMQPFKRVNRDKIDYCPYGFISYSQIRANSFQLLKVLELSHVIYNFPVQILSLIWLRYLLLQCDENLNIPPEICRLWNLQTFIVKGLLQSAVITFPEEIWGLVQLRHLKPPRFYLPDWPSGSVDKVEFSNLQTISYLSPRCCTEEVILGIQNVKELGFSGYGIDSNSIRDSGLLNNLLHLQQLETLSFIYFYPHFSPSVKAFPTTLKKLKLKSTFLSWSYLDIIAELPNLEVLKLMYGACDGEEWRPTVMGFNRLKLLLIERNDLKYWKSTDDNFPVLERLVLRCCYYLDKIPIKFAEIHTLQLIELRNCPPKLGDSAARIQQEQEELGNNPVDVRISNPYKYIVFIRVTLCFSFAQVKSYTKVI